GgcggggactgggatatcccccaccggtcaagggggggggggagcgtttTGTGCTCGCATGTGGCTTTTGGCATCGTGTGGGAAGGCGGCTGTCCTTCCCCCTCGCCTCCTCTGGTAGGCCACAACACCGGGTGTCGAGTGTGGTGTTGCTGGATTTGGATGTGCTTCCCCACTCCAGTAAGCTTTTGTTGTGGGGGAATCGCAGCACTGTAGCCCGAGGTAGCCGCATAGTTTGTGCCCTTACAGCAGGAGCTCATGCGAAGTACGTCCTGTCTGCTTGCTAGTCAGGCTCCACCCCCTGTACAAGCCAATTATAATACAATTCtctacacagggccggtgcaaggatttttgccaccctaggcataAGAGAAACTTGCCGactccccccccatgtgacatcacaagctgcagtggttctggggactatagtgtgcctttaatgtgagataaattagagattagtaccatgaataatatactagattgcctacttacaaccagatgaggatgatgataggctctagctgcagtctggctccactggtctggtgtagaacaggctctctggcggctctttgtaactgtggtcacaaaactCAATGTTTTGGGGGAACGTGAAGCAGCTCCAATTTTTTGGGccccttgcacagctcaaggtctggaaccccagggcctgatggtgagtatgccctataaggcccacccataaggcCAACCCCTAGATGTGCCACACATGAGTtcactcacagggagtgtagtgtgtaggggatgtgttacatGTTAGTGTAGAGGATttaaagtgtgtgcttatggaatgtagtgtatagggataccagtgtgtagctgatgcagagtgtgtgtatgtagtggatgcagtgtgtttttgtgtaagagatacaaagcagtgtgtgtttgtgtgtaagtgatgtattgtgtgtttctggttgtgtttaagagatgcattgtgtgaatctgtgtttgtatgtgtaagggatgcaaggtgtgtttctgtgtacgtAAGGGAtgcaggttgtgtgtctgtaaggggtgcattgagtgtgtgtaagagatgcattgtgtttctgtgtgtgtgtaagagaagcagtgtgtgtgtgtgtgtgtgtgtgtgtgtaagggatgcattgtgtgtttctgtgtatgtgtgcaagggatgcattgtctttgtgtgtagtggatgcattgtatgtttctctatgtgtaagggaagcatggtgtgtttctgtatatgtagggatgcaatgtgtgtttctgtgtatgtatagggaagcaatgtgtgtgtagtgtgaaagagagagtttgtggggtaggatagggtctgagtcctaccagcccctttgtgcttctctctccccccttcctcagcctatctcccctcttgtcccttactgctctccccttctgttccttagagctctcccctcctgtcacttagTACTCTCCCCTGTCCCTCAGTGATCTCCCAGCCGCCTTTCCCATAGTGCTTTCCCCTCCCGTCCCTTAGAGCTTTCCCCTCCTGTCTCCTAGAGCTCTCTCCCACCCGTCCCTTGGTGCTACCCCATCCCTTACTGCTCTCTCCtatccccaccctcccatagagctctcccctgtcccttagtggtctctcctcttctcccctgtcccttagaggtctctcctctccccccccccccataaagcTCTATctgcccccttagtggtctctcctctcctcccctgttccttagtgctctctcctacccccaCATCCCCCATAGATCTCTCccttgccccttagtggtctctcctctacccccctcagtggtctctcctctcctcccccacctccATTAGTGTACTCttctctttttcccccctttccattagtgatctcgCTTCTACCCCctaatccagaacctaatctcgggaggtgCACTGTCAGATTATCTAAAGAAACAATCGAGGCACAATACcccctacagctctctgtagtagttatggtgtcaggattGTTGTGGCTTCCTCTCAgactaagtagtcaaaccattaaaaaaagcaacttacctggggtctgccgggaTAGTGGCAgaattgtgtgtgaggggtgcaaggtgtgtgtgagggggcagtgtgtgcatgtgggggGGTTTAGCatttgtatgtgtggggcagtgtgtgtgaggggtgtagtgtgtgtgaggggtgcagtgggatgAGGGTCATTCTTGCTCTTAGTGTCACTCAATTCTCTGTATATAAGGCTgtgaagaattgattgacaggtgaaCAGATGGGCCATATATCTGGAGGGATTTCCTGCAAAGTTGATGATGAAACTGTATCATCCCTAATGTAAACTTGTGAATACCACCTCAGGTACAATTTAACTGCTGAAAACTCTCTCTGCAGATTGATACATACATTAATTGCAATCTTCTCCAAATTGCATTGAGTGATCTTTTTAAAGTTtcgtattaaaaaaagaaaaagaaaaagtacacAGAATTGTACATTTTTGTGCTCCCAGGCAGATGTTCCCATTGCAAGGAACACACTTTCACAGGTTCTTCAGTAACCCCTCTGTTCATCAGTCTTTACTTCTCAGTTGTTTTCTCACTGGCATTAACACCCACCTCCACAAGCCTAATAAAAGTCAGCACTTTACACTGAAGggatacatgttttttttctgtcttccTTACAAAATAATTCTAATCTTTTGTTTTCTCATGATGGAACAGGTCATTTAAATGAACAGATTTATCACTGTAAATAATATGCATCACGTGGACATATTTAATTAAACATCCATTTTAGAGATGTTGTAGCCATGCTAATATTATCAGCAATGcttgctttgtttgtttgtttttttctcaatGAATATAAACTATTCTAGTATTTAAAGACACCTTTATCAGAGGTTTATTATAAAGGCTGATAGTAATAAGGTTTATATTCATTAAGAAAGTAAGGTGGCAAATAAAATAATGCTAAATGCTTTTCAATGTACTTATCAAAAATTTTGCAATGTAGAAGAGATCACTCTCTTAGAAAAAATGTAATCGAGAAAAAGAAGTGGTTTTCTATATTTGTGTTCCTGGGCACCGCCTAGTGGCCCAAATTTGTACTGTATTTTCATTGACATGACTTGCATCTTGAATCAATACTTTTCTTCTTTGCCCTTTAATAGTTCTTAAACTTAATGTTATAACATTTTATGTTAACAAAGAATGCAAATATAATTTGTTCAGCCCTGTAGAATTGTTAATGTGTGTGAAGTGTGAGTATTAGAACATTTgctgtgaaatatatatttaagtaCCATTAGTTTGTATCCCCAGACTCCCGATTGCCCTTGAATACAAGAGAAGTGTTGTCTTTAAAGAGAATGATTGAAACTTCATGTTTTCCAAATCATTTGCTTTAATCACCAGTATTGCCAGGGTCAGATGTACCATATACATTCCTACATATGTACACATGCGTTATATTCTCCCATAATTTAAAAGTATTGATTGTTTTAACTAAAACTTTTACCTTTGTGAAGACaatgcacactcacacactgactcatgcagaTAGATTAGCACACAGTGACCCATgcagacaaacactgacccatgctGACATACTCTCACTGTCCCGTGCAGAAGCACTGACACTGtccccatgcagacacacactgacccatgctgaCATACTCTCACTGTCCTGTGCAGAAACACTGACACTGGCCCATGCAAACACACTCTCACCGTGAAGGAAAACAAGCAGGTCTGTAGTCTCCTTCTCATGCATTCTGGTCACTGCACACAATGCCACAATGGTTAGCACCGGCAACTGCGCCCACtgccagcagaagtggtagcctgatccaatcacaatgctttcccataggattggctgagactgacaaagaggcaaatcaggggcagagccagcatgattagaacacagccctggccaatcagcatctcctcatagagatgaattgaatcaatgcatctccaagtggaaagttcagtgtctgcatgcagatggaggagacactgaatgtttggatgcattttaggcagtcatgtcccaggaaggatctctaacagccatttaaggagtggccagtgaagttatcactaggctgtaatgtaaacactgcattttctctgaaacaagcagtgtttacagcaaaaggcctgaaggtaatgattctactcaccagaacaaattcaatacgctgtagttgttctggtgactaaagtaattctcactttagtgaataattctgtcaGATTTCTAAAAATAATTGAATAATACTGCAGAGATAACTAGTAAACGGTGAATAAATCCTAAAATATCATTAAATCTTGGCTTTTGAGGGTGCAGGTAAATTAGAAGTCACATATAGATGTAAATGTGCTTTTTTCTCTATATAAGTTACTTTGCtaacatttttgtgtatttattttctatttttagatTCTACATCAACTGTTGGAAAAGTGTGCTCCAAGGGAGATGATTCCACATGAAGTCTTTGGGTTCCCTTCAAGAATTAAATGTGACTTCCCATTCACCAGATTGAAATTGGCATCAGTCAGACAGTGAGCAAATAGTGGTGGTTGGTGGCGGTGGCAGAGAGCAAAACATGAAATCTAATCAAGAGCGAAGTAATGAAAGCCTGCCACCAAAAAAACGTGAACTTCCCGCCACCAGCCGACCTTCTGAAGAGAAGACAGTCGGACTGACAAATGAAAACCACCGCACAGATAGCTTGTCATGGCTTCCCACCACAGCCAGCAGCCACAGCAATCTTGGTGGTCGTCATCATGGGCCTTTAGGAACTTCTGTAGAAGCTGGTTTACAACAGGGAGTAGGCTTACATAAATCACTTTCTACCAGTATGGACTATTGCCCACCTAATACTTCAAGGTCGGTACCAGCGACAACATCTATTCCTGCCATTTACCAGACAGCGCAGTCGCAGTCAGGAGCTTCAATGTCTCCAATACAATATACCAGTGTGCCCCAAACTTTCCAGTTCATTGGGCAGCAGTATAGTGGACCATCATATGCAGGATTCATCAATTCGCAGCTAATTTCACCTACATCAAATTCCTCATCTAGTGCTACATCTTTAACAGCAGGCGTTACCACTCCATCTCAACGCTCTCAGATGGAGGCTTATTCCTCTATGCTGGCCAGCGTGAGCAGTTTAAGCCAGCAAGGGCATAAAATCGAACCACACCTAGAGAGGAGTTCAGGAATGATTACAGCAGGATCACCACCTACTCAGCCAAGTCAATATGTCCATATTTCGAGTTCATCACAGGGAGGAGTCAGAACTGTCTCGCCACCAAGCATCCCAGTCCACTTGCATACACACCCTACAGTGATTCCACATACACTTACCCTAGGTGGACACTCTCAGGTGGTGGTACAGTACTCCGACTCAGCAGCTCATTTTATTACTAGGGACCCTATGAAAAAGGAAGAAAGCTACAGGTCACAAGCCAAGGAGTTATTAAATGGGGAGGTGGAGAAAGCTAGGAGATTTCTTGTTCCTTCTTCTACAGATACACAGCTATTAAAAGCAGGCAATAATAAACCAGCTTCCCAACATTATGAGGCAAGGCCTGTAGTGGTGCACCCTGGTACAACTGACTACAGTACTCGGGATCTCTCAGGTATTCGGACCTCTGTCATGGTAGTACCTAACAGCAGCACATCTGCCACCGACATGGATGTTTCACAAACTATTAAGAGAGAAGCATCACCCTCAACAGCTCATAACAAGGGAAGCTTACATTTAGGAAAACCAGCCCACAGGTCCTATGCTTTATCTCCTCAACAGACTTTATGCCAAGAAGGTGTAAAAACAATTGCCACTTTATCTCCCCATACCGTCATCCAGACAACTCACAGTGCAGCAGAGCACCTTTCTGTTGGGCTGCCTGCTGCAGCCTTCTATGCGGGTACACAACAGCCAGTTATTGGCTATCTCAGCAGTCAGCAGCAAACCATTAGCTACCCTGGAAATTTGCCACAGCACCTAGTGATCCCTGGCACACAGCCCTTGCTCATCCCAGTTGGCAATCCAGACATTGAACCCTCCGGGGTAGGGGTAGCACCTGCTATTGTCACTTCATCTCCCCAGTTTGCAGCAGTGCCTCATACATTTGTCACTACGCCCATTCCTAAGAACGATAACTACAGTGCTGATTCGCTAGCAACACAAACGGCTTACCAGGCTGCTTTGGTACCAGCCCAAATCCACCTCCCAGTTGTTCAGTCTGTTGCTTCATCAATGGCGGCTGCGCCAACACTGCCCCCTTACTTCGCAAAAGGGTCAATCATTCAGCTAGCCAATGGTGAGCTAAAGAAGGTAGAAGATTTGAAAACAGAAGATTTCATACAGAGTGCTGATATTAGCAACGACTTGAAAATAGACTCCAGCACAGTGGAGAGGATTGAAAACAGCCATAGTCCAGGTATTGCCGTGGTACAGTTTTCAGTGGGAGAACATCGGGCACAGGTGAGTGAAAGGTCAAATTCTAACATCATACTCTACAGTTTCTTTTTTAATCTGTAGTCTGATTAAGAAAACCCAAATTATAAACTTATATTACAAATGTATGCTATCTATTTGAACACTATTGATAAGAATAATTGAATTATCCAAACTtttcaatgtgtgtgtttttgattTGTGGGACATGGGTCTTAAAATGACCAATGTTTGTTTCTTCTTAAAGTGGCAATCCAGGCTCAAAttacatattaattttaaaatgaattgaGTAAATAATGTATCAAAATACATAGGCAAAAATAACCAATCCATAAAATAAGAAGAACCGTGCACATTTGAAGTCTGCATTTGCATTCATTTTCCAGAGTCTACGTAAACTGTATATTTGTACTACACAAACAAAGATGTGATCAAACACTCAGCATGCTCTAATGCTTTCCAAAGTTTTTGTCCCGTTAATCCTTTCAGATCAGGACTTTATAGGAAAAGCAGTGGTTTCTTTAAGTTAGAGTACAGACATCTTGTTTTCTCTGAGTTATCTGAATTACAACTCATACAAACCAATGCTGGCATTATTGCATAAACACTACAGGCTAAAAGGGACAGAAAAACATTCAGGGCTCGAGTCGAGCTGGAAGGcgtgggaacggtgttcctgcactttttacACAGCAGGAACACGCCGTACCCGTTAGTAGTCCTGCAGaatcctggtggtccggtgggctggttctccagtctgcagctcagctgagtgcagagctgcagactgaggtgtcttgcGATCTCCAGCCAATAAGAGCGTTGATGCGGGTTACAACGGCAACGCTCTGTCTAGACATCACAAGacttaccatgtggtctgcagatCGGAGAaccagcccaccggaccaccaggaaagctgcccaccggaccaccaggaaataaTTACAGAAAACATATTTACCTTTTCACAGCTCCCTACCTACTTTCAGACCCCCTACTCATTTacaaccccctacccaccttacagaaccccagggccggccttaggggtgtgcgagctgacAGGGCGCTATGAatcagggggcgccctgcggccgacacagctcacacatggccgaccggaattaaaaaaaaaaaattacgccGGGGGCGGAGCTTCCCgtgcagcaggggcggagctaaaaatcactggataactgctgcaggggaagcaggaaggagtccctgcttccccaccaaacagtctccataagctgcactgcctccacaatgaactccacaggtaactgtgtgatgtcagtgtgagtgtgactgtctgcctgtgtgtctgtgtgtgtgactgtctgcctgtgtatgactgcatgtgtgtgtgtctgtgtgtatgactgtctacctgtgtgtgtgtctgtgtgtatgactgtctgcctgtgtgtgtgtgtgtgtgtgtgtgtatgactgcctgtgtgtgtgtgactgcctgcctgtgtgtgtgtgtctgtgtgtatgactgtctgcctgtgtgtgtatgactgtctgcctgtgcgtgtgtgtctgtgtgtatgattgtctgcctgtgtctgtgtgtatgattgtctgcctgtgtctgtgtgtctgtgtgtatgcctgtctgcctgtgtctgtgtgtctgtgtgtatgcctgtctgcctgtgtctgtgtgtctgtgtgtatgattgtctgcctgtgtctgtgtgtatgattgtctgcctgtgtctgtgtgtctgtgtgtatgactgtctgcctgtgtgtgtctgtgtgtatgactgtctgcctgtgtttgtgtgtatgaatgtatgtgtgtgtgtatctgtctgtgtgtgtgtgtgtgtgtgtgtgtctgcctgtgtgtgtgtatctgtctgtgtgtatggctgtctgctggtgtgtgtatgactgtctgcctgtgtctgtgtgtgtgactgtctgcctgtgtgtctgtgtgtatgtatcactgtgtgtatctgtgtgtatgactgtctgcgtgtgtgtgtgtgtctgtgtgtatgattgtctgcctgtgtgtgcatgtctgtgtgtatgactgtctgcctgtgtgtgtgtgtgtgtgtgtgtatgactgcctgtgtgtgtgtgtatgactgcctgtgtgtgtctgtgtgtatgactgcctgtgtgtatgactgtctgcctgtgtgtgtctgtgtgtatgactgtctgcctgtgtgtgtatgtttgtgtgtatgactgtctgcctgtgtgtgtgtgtatgtgtgtgtgtataactgtctgtctgtgggtatgactgcctgtgtgtgtgtctgtgtgtgactgtctgcctgtgtgtgtgtgtatgactgcctgtgtgtgtgtctgtgtgtatgactgcctgtgtgtgtgtgtctgtgtctatgactgtctgcctgtgtgtgtgtctgtctgcctgtgtgtgtatgtgtgtatgactgtctgcctgtgtgtgtgtgtgtgactgactgctcgtgtgtgtgttggtgtgtgtgtgtgtgtgtgtgtatgactgcctgtgtgtgtctgtgtgtatggctgtgtgtgtgtaggactgcctgcctgtgtgtgtgtgtgtgtctgtgtgtgtatgactgcctgtgtgtgtgtatgactgtctacgtgtgtgtgtgtgtgtgtgactgtctgcctgtgtgtgtgtgactgcctgcctgcgtgtgtgtgtctgtgtgtatggctatctgcccgtgtgtgtgtgtgtgtgtatgactgtgtgtgtgtatgactgtgtgtgtctgtgtgtatgaatgtctacctgtgtgtgtgtgtgtgtgtgtatgactgtctacctgtgtgtttgtctgtgtgtatgactgcctgtgtgtgtgtgtgtgtgtatggctgtctgcctgtgtgtgtgtgtgtgtgtatgactgcctgtctttatgtgtatgactgtctgcatgtgtgtgtgtgtacgactgtctgcgtgtgtgtgtgtgaatgtctgcctgtgtgtgtgtatgactgcctgcctgtgtgtgtgtgtatgactgtgtgtgtgtgtatgattgtctgcctgtgtgtgtgtgtgtgtgtgtgtgtctatgtgtatgactgtctgcctgtgtgtgtatgactgtctgtgtgtgtgtgtgtgtgtgtgtgtgtgtgtgtgcttgtgtaactgtctccctgtgtgtgtgtgtgtgtgtgtgtgtgtgtgtgtgtgtgtgtgtgtgtctgtctgtgtgtatgactgtctgcctgtgtctgtgtgtgtgactgtctgcctgtgtgtatgtatgactgtctgtgtgtgtgtgactgtctgcctgtgtgtgtgtgtgtgtgtttgtttggctgtctgcctgtgtgtgtgtgtgtgtgtgtgtgtgacttgctgcctctgtgtgtgtggatgtcttcctgtgtatgtatggccgtctgactctgtgtgtgtatggccgtctgactctgtgtgtgtgtgtggctgtctgcctgtgtgtgtgtggctgtctgcatgtaagtatgtgtgtgtaagactgtgtgtgtgtaaaactgtatgtgtggctgcctgtgtgtgtgtgtgtgtgtgtgtggctgtctgcctgtaattgtgtgtaagtgtgtttatctacctgtaactgtgtatgtgtgttactgcctgtatctatgtgtttctgcctgatcctgtgtatgtgactatcttcctgcgactgtgtgcatgtggtggatttgacagtgtatatgtataactgtgtgcatctgactgtgtgcacataactctgcaaatatatacacctgcattcaaacacaggcttaaatgtatgtttttatctgaattaaataaccatcacacacagccaataaacccagcacaaatatcacatacaaccaatacacgcatatcacacactcattacatacacccattacaaatatcacacatagccaacacatagcatacatatcacacacattacatcatacatggatgacggaggggggggcggggggagcgctgtgaagatttttcgcacagggcgcctaaaggcctaaggccggccctgcagaacccctacctactcacagcccccctacccactatacagaccccctacccaccttatagaaccactacccaccttacagcccccctacccacttacAGACCTCCTACCTACCTcatagtccccctacccacctcacagcccccctaccatcTCACAGCCCCTACCTTCTCACAGCCCATCTACCTtcttactgcccccctaccctctcacagccttCTTACCCACACTTtgtcacagccccctcacacattgtcacagccccctcacacaccccgtcacctctccacacacacacaccctgtcacttcCCCCATACATGCAGCCtgccaccctcccacacacactgtcacaccctCCATACAATATCACCATCACCAATCActttcagcccccacacactgtctcCCCTTCACCCAgctatatatgcatacgagtgtataATTGAGGTGTTTTAGGCTCCACTGCACTCCAGTTCACTGAGATAAAGTGCACAGGGTGACTTTAGTAGTCCTTTAAATTGATTACATTATGACATACTACATTTAAGCCATTTTTTAATACCAAGAAAGTAAAAGCACAGGAGGTAGCCCGGCAGCTTGCCTTTTATGCCACGGGGTGCGAGGCCTTTCCACACCGCCTGCCCTGGGCGAGAGCCagcctcctgtctgcagctccaccaagtgcagagctgcagactaagGTGTCTTGCGATCTCCAGCCAATAAGAGCATTGAGGCGGGTTACCACAACAACGCTCTGACTAGAGATCACGAGacttaccatgtggtctgcagctctgcacccggcgtagctgcagaccggagaaccagcccaccggaccaccaggaaataattacagaaaactaaaggtatttaccttttcacagcaccccacccaccttacagcccccctacccacttacAGACCCTACTCACCTTACTACCCCCTACTTACCTTACAACCCCCTACCCActttacagaacccctacccaccttacaaccccatacccacctcacagtccccctaccaacCATACAGCCTCCGATCCACCTTACAGaacctctacccacctcacaccctccctactcacctcacagtccacctacccaccttacagcccccctacccactcacagctcTCCTAtctacctcacagtccccctacccacttctcagtccccctacccaccaaacAGCCCCCCTTACAGAATCCctgcccacctcacagccccactacccacctcacagtcccccttcccaccttacagtccccctacccactcacagcccccctacccactcacagccctcctatctacctcacagtccccctaccgacttcccagtccccctacccaccttacagaactcctgcccacctcacagccccactacccacctcacagtccccctttCCACCTTGCAGTCCCCTTTCCCAccttacagtccccctacccactcacagccccccgacccaccttacagaacccctacccaccttacagaacccctacccactcacagccccctacccactcaaagcccccctacccaccttacaacccccctacccagttacagtccactaccctctcacagcccctatcttctcacagcccctctacctttTCACAGCCCATCTACCTTCTCACAGTCCCCACCCTCTTACAGCCCCCCTATCCTCTCACAGCCTTCTTACCCACACCTTGTCACAGCAATCCtcaccctgtctccccacactgtcacagccccctcacacaccttGTCACCtctccacacaccctgtcacaccccccatacacatagcctgtcaccccctccataCAATATCACCATCACCAATCActttcagcccccacacactgtcaccccttcacccagctatatataaatatatatatatatatatatatgcatacaagtgtaaagttcttttggggggtggggggggggggggggttgaattgGATCTTggttgagttcccacactttttccccaggacttgacccctgaaaaTATCTGTCACATCATTCACTGCTCCCAACATCAACATCCCCGTGAattatcaagactgatgatctcagccaacccaatgtaACCCCACAGGGAAGCATTAGGAATTTAGTCTGCATGCATGGCAAATCACtgtgctgtgccaatcaaatgctctcaaGGAGTTActaaaaaaactgcaattataCATTGTGGTGTTTTAGGCTAAAGGTCCACTGCACTCCagttcattgagataaagtgcaCTGGGTGACTTTAGTAGTCCTTTAATTTGATTGCATTATGACATACTACATTTAAGCCATTTGAAAATCCCAAGAAAGTAAAAGCTTGAATGGAAAGCAGGTATGTCTTACTGTTGCTTTTTACTATATTATGGGAGTTTTTAATGAGCATGCCAAAATATATAACACATTCATTATAGATAAGCAATGTGGCCTTTATCTGCTTTCAGTGATTGCTTACTTTTGTTCTGGGTATAATATTTCCTCTTGTGCCCATATGGTTTGAATTGTAAACTATTAGCTTGAAAgacagcaaatgaaaaaaaacctTTAGATAATGCAATCTTAGGGGAAAATAATAGAACAAGGCTTCGTGgtgaacattaaccccttaaggaccaatgacGGAATAATTTTGTCATGCTCTAAAATTAGCCCGAAGTCGCTGTAGCACCCATGATTGCGAGAGTAATGTAGTTGCAGCTTGCAGGATGCCTCGGTTTCCGAGGCAGGCAACAGCAAATTGCAATGTCCCAGCACACTTGATCGCTGTGAAAAGCAGTCATGTGATCCGCCTCCCTCATCCTCGTTGTGAAGTGGAAAGTGATGGATCACAGTGTTACAGTATAAATTGTTTCAAACTGTTTGGAAAAAAACCTTTACCACTCTTTTTATGAAATGACACATTTCCCTGCCTTCCTACTGTACAAAAAAGGCACATGCtgaagttaaaaaatatatttttaccattTCAACTAATTTCAGGGCTGCTCACTAAGGGCCACAGGGTCTATCAGTTGATTTGGAGAATTAAAGAATTCAGACAGCTCATTTCAGTTTTAGAATTCCTCTAATTCACACCTTTCCCCTCGCCTCCCAcacacccccaccccaaaataaatta
The nucleotide sequence above comes from Pelobates fuscus isolate aPelFus1 chromosome 4, aPelFus1.pri, whole genome shotgun sequence. Encoded proteins:
- the ATXN1 gene encoding ataxin-1, with amino-acid sequence MKSNQERSNESLPPKKRELPATSRPSEEKTVGLTNENHRTDSLSWLPTTASSHSNLGGRHHGPLGTSVEAGLQQGVGLHKSLSTSMDYCPPNTSRSVPATTSIPAIYQTAQSQSGASMSPIQYTSVPQTFQFIGQQYSGPSYAGFINSQLISPTSNSSSSATSLTAGVTTPSQRSQMEAYSSMLASVSSLSQQGHKIEPHLERSSGMITAGSPPTQPSQYVHISSSSQGGVRTVSPPSIPVHLHTHPTVIPHTLTLGGHSQVVVQYSDSAAHFITRDPMKKEESYRSQAKELLNGEVEKARRFLVPSSTDTQLLKAGNNKPASQHYEARPVVVHPGTTDYSTRDLSGIRTSVMVVPNSSTSATDMDVSQTIKREASPSTAHNKGSLHLGKPAHRSYALSPQQTLCQEGVKTIATLSPHTVIQTTHSAAEHLSVGLPAAAFYAGTQQPVIGYLSSQQQTISYPGNLPQHLVIPGTQPLLIPVGNPDIEPSGVGVAPAIVTSSPQFAAVPHTFVTTPIPKNDNYSADSLATQTAYQAALVPAQIHLPVVQSVASSMAAAPTLPPYFAKGSIIQLANGELKKVEDLKTEDFIQSADISNDLKIDSSTVERIENSHSPGIAVVQFSVGEHRAQVSVEVLIEYPFFVFGQGWSSCSPERTSQLFDLPCSKLSVGDVCISLTLKNLKNGSIKKGQSMDSATILLKHPKNDNLSGNIHRYAEQENGINQGSAQVTSENGEPRCTAVLNPLPFEAKTESGKPVATRKRRWSAPESRKLEKSEEEPPLTLPKPSFISQEVKICIEGRSNVGK